AGAGCGCTTCGGCGGCGGTCAGTCCGAAGAGCTTGCGCCCGAAATACGCGACGGTTTGCAGATTGAAACAGGGCGAGGTTCCGGGATTGAAATCGCTCGCCAGCGCGACGATGCCTCCACGATCGAGCAACGCGCGCACCGGTGCCCGTTTGCTCAGATCCAAATAGGCGATCGTCGCCGGACATGCCACCAATACGGTCTTGCTCTCCGCAATCGCGCGCA
Above is a genomic segment from Candidatus Dormiibacterota bacterium containing:
- a CDS encoding amidohydrolase family protein, with translation RAIAESKTVLVACPATIAYLDLSKRAPVRALLDRGGIVALASDFNPGTSPCFNLQTVAYFGRKLFGLTAAEALYAVTRAAARSLRVDAGSLRVGGQADFVALQLDAPDEFGWLHGGNLAACVVRGGRVAA